In one Halosimplex halophilum genomic region, the following are encoded:
- a CDS encoding DUF7346 family protein has translation MRTVRDESGRRLVLLKESDDASLVRDPETGERRHVANEDLEPVDGESPLETASRAVPEPVRAVASAVHDDRSLGLLVEIDARSPVDVRTLTGAVDLCESDLHGLLSEFRAAGLVAETDAAGVRGYETTERTSTALAAMRGADVDGDGDDPVESDDDSVESDDGPAADGPDAADP, from the coding sequence ATGCGAACGGTCCGCGACGAGTCCGGCCGCCGCCTGGTGCTGCTGAAGGAGTCGGACGACGCCTCGCTCGTGCGCGACCCCGAGACCGGAGAGCGCCGCCACGTCGCCAACGAGGATCTGGAGCCCGTCGACGGCGAGTCGCCGCTGGAGACGGCCAGCCGCGCCGTCCCCGAACCGGTCCGGGCCGTGGCGAGCGCCGTCCACGACGACCGCTCGCTCGGACTCCTGGTGGAGATCGACGCCCGCTCGCCCGTCGACGTGCGGACGCTGACGGGCGCGGTCGACCTCTGCGAGAGCGACCTGCACGGCCTCCTCTCGGAGTTCCGTGCGGCCGGGCTGGTGGCCGAGACCGACGCTGCGGGCGTCCGCGGCTACGAGACGACCGAGCGGACGAGCACGGCGCTGGCCGCGATGCGCGGTGCGGACGTGGACGGCGACGGTGACGACCCGGTCGAGAGCGACGACGACTCGGTCGAGAGCGACGACGGCCCGGCCGCGGACGGGCCGGACGCGGCCGATCCCTGA
- a CDS encoding DUF7322 domain-containing protein, with translation MSEDGADDERGLLGDDERFEHALGPDVPSVDVPSVSIPGEDGADGGEDAGAVDESDAFDADVDPEVSRTFWRLVLVFDVALFSIAVGPMFVYFWGDWSVGGPLTALGAVTFGYGVREYRAFRRSRAADSPEPAPDGGTEAGVDLETDAGADEG, from the coding sequence GTGTCCGAGGACGGGGCGGACGACGAGCGCGGCCTGCTGGGGGACGACGAGCGCTTCGAGCACGCGCTCGGCCCGGACGTGCCGAGCGTCGACGTCCCGTCGGTCTCGATCCCCGGCGAGGACGGCGCGGACGGGGGCGAGGACGCGGGCGCGGTCGACGAGTCCGACGCGTTCGACGCGGACGTGGACCCCGAGGTGAGCCGGACGTTCTGGCGGCTCGTCCTCGTCTTCGACGTGGCGCTGTTCTCGATCGCCGTCGGTCCGATGTTCGTCTACTTCTGGGGCGACTGGAGCGTCGGCGGCCCGCTGACCGCGCTCGGCGCGGTCACGTTCGGCTATGGCGTCCGCGAGTACCGCGCGTTCCGGCGCTCCAGGGCCGCCGACTCGCCGGAACCCGCACCCGACGGCGGGACCGAGGCCGGCGTCGACCTCGAAACTGACGCCGGAGCCGACGAGGGCTGA
- the rad50 gene encoding DNA double-strand break repair ATPase Rad50, protein MRFERVRLSNFKCYDDADVRLDRGVTVIHGLNGSGKSSLLEACFFALYGAKALDNTLDEVVTIGADDAEVELWFAHGGESYHIERRVRATGEQAQTAKCVLEGPDGTVEGARDVRGYVEELLRMDAEAFVNCAYVRQGEVNKLINASPAERQDMLDSLLQLGKLEEYRERASDARVGVDRVRRDKRGSLSQLDDQIEAKEDEDLHARLNDLRTDLESVTSDIERFEDQREKAIETRDQAQEVLDSYEEKREELDEVESDIEELREAISDTERDREELAEEIADHRERRETRREELGDLLPETELAGSADDPPDPAAVDSLLDDLAERDDELQETLQEVTADVSQHSTQAENLRETADDLGSQAEAKREQADDLESEVAETREELADRREKIDELGERIESLQSEFDDAPVAFGEAESFRAEVADELSEARERVASLESDVSNQRDRIEEAEELLDEGKCPECGQDVDGSPHVESIDDDRERLAELEAGLEAARERRDDLEDRLERAEELVEVESEVRECRTNRSNVEQLVDQREDALEEKVEQAERLREETDDLESEVEEKRAAAEEHEADAEECRERVGEINAERGEIRERRERLERVDELLDGIADATDAIEGLRERREQLEETNDERRERLAEKRERRSELQEEFDDDRIEQAREQHDNAVDYIEKADAKLEELRERRDDLQSAIGGVENEIEELESLRERREELAERVERLDSLYEEAEQLQRMYGDLRAELRQRNVESLEAMLNEIFDLVYQNDSYARIELSGEYELTVYQKDGEPLDPEQLSGGERALFNLSLRCAIYRLLAEGIEGAAPMPPLILDEPTVFLDSGHVSQLVELVEAMREYGVEQILVVSHDDELVGAADDLVRVEKDSTTNRSSVRRERPEDRLAEAVEADD, encoded by the coding sequence GTGAGGTTCGAGCGCGTCAGGCTCTCGAACTTCAAGTGCTACGACGACGCGGACGTGCGCCTCGACCGCGGCGTGACGGTCATCCACGGGCTCAACGGCAGCGGCAAGTCCTCGCTGCTGGAGGCCTGCTTCTTCGCGCTGTACGGCGCGAAGGCGCTGGACAACACCCTCGACGAGGTGGTCACCATCGGCGCCGACGACGCGGAGGTCGAACTCTGGTTCGCCCACGGCGGCGAGTCGTACCACATCGAGCGGCGCGTCCGCGCGACCGGCGAGCAGGCCCAGACGGCCAAGTGCGTGCTCGAAGGCCCCGACGGCACCGTCGAGGGCGCCCGCGACGTGCGCGGCTACGTCGAGGAACTGTTGCGGATGGACGCCGAGGCGTTCGTCAACTGCGCGTACGTCCGGCAGGGCGAGGTGAACAAGCTCATCAACGCCTCGCCGGCCGAGCGCCAGGACATGCTCGACTCGCTGCTCCAGCTGGGCAAACTGGAGGAGTACCGCGAGCGCGCCAGCGACGCCCGCGTCGGCGTCGACCGCGTCCGCCGGGACAAGCGCGGCTCGCTCTCCCAGCTCGACGACCAGATCGAGGCCAAGGAGGACGAGGATCTGCACGCCCGGCTCAACGACCTCCGGACGGACCTCGAATCGGTCACGTCCGACATCGAGCGCTTCGAGGACCAGCGCGAGAAGGCCATCGAGACGCGCGACCAGGCCCAGGAAGTCCTCGACAGCTACGAGGAGAAACGCGAGGAACTCGACGAGGTCGAGTCGGACATTGAGGAGCTGCGCGAGGCGATCTCCGACACCGAGCGCGACCGGGAGGAGCTGGCCGAGGAGATCGCCGACCACCGGGAGCGTCGGGAGACCCGCCGCGAGGAACTCGGCGACCTGCTCCCCGAGACGGAACTGGCGGGGAGCGCCGACGACCCGCCCGACCCCGCGGCCGTCGACTCGCTGCTCGACGACCTCGCCGAGCGCGACGACGAGCTACAGGAGACGCTGCAGGAGGTCACCGCCGACGTGTCCCAGCACAGCACGCAGGCGGAGAACCTCCGTGAGACGGCCGACGACCTCGGATCGCAGGCCGAGGCCAAGCGCGAGCAGGCCGACGACCTCGAATCGGAGGTGGCCGAGACGCGCGAGGAACTCGCGGACCGCCGCGAGAAGATCGACGAGCTGGGCGAACGCATCGAGTCCCTGCAGTCCGAATTCGACGACGCGCCCGTCGCGTTCGGGGAGGCCGAATCGTTCCGCGCGGAGGTCGCCGACGAGCTGAGCGAGGCCCGCGAGCGGGTCGCCAGCCTCGAATCCGACGTGTCGAACCAGCGCGACCGGATCGAGGAGGCCGAGGAACTGCTGGACGAGGGGAAGTGTCCCGAGTGCGGCCAGGACGTGGACGGGTCCCCCCACGTCGAGTCCATCGACGACGACCGCGAGCGCCTCGCCGAACTGGAGGCCGGCCTCGAAGCGGCCCGCGAGCGCCGCGACGACCTCGAAGACCGCCTGGAGCGCGCCGAGGAGCTCGTCGAGGTCGAATCGGAGGTCCGTGAGTGCCGGACGAACCGCTCGAACGTCGAGCAGCTGGTCGACCAGCGCGAGGACGCCCTCGAAGAGAAGGTCGAACAGGCCGAGCGGCTCCGCGAGGAGACCGACGACCTCGAATCGGAGGTCGAGGAGAAACGGGCGGCCGCCGAAGAACACGAGGCCGATGCCGAGGAGTGTCGCGAGCGGGTCGGCGAGATCAACGCCGAGCGCGGCGAGATCCGCGAGCGCCGCGAGCGCCTGGAGCGGGTCGACGAACTGCTCGACGGGATCGCCGACGCGACCGACGCCATCGAGGGGCTACGCGAGCGGCGCGAGCAGCTCGAAGAGACCAACGACGAGCGCCGCGAGCGGCTCGCCGAGAAGCGGGAACGGCGCTCGGAGCTGCAGGAGGAGTTCGACGACGACCGGATCGAGCAGGCCCGCGAGCAACACGACAACGCCGTCGACTACATCGAGAAGGCGGACGCGAAGCTGGAGGAGCTGCGCGAGCGCCGCGACGACCTCCAGAGCGCGATCGGCGGGGTCGAGAACGAAATCGAAGAGCTCGAATCGCTACGCGAGCGCCGGGAGGAACTCGCCGAACGGGTCGAGCGGCTCGACTCGCTGTACGAGGAGGCCGAGCAGCTCCAGCGGATGTACGGCGACCTGCGCGCCGAACTCCGCCAGCGCAACGTCGAGAGCCTGGAGGCGATGCTCAACGAGATCTTCGACCTGGTCTACCAGAACGACTCCTACGCCCGCATCGAGCTCTCCGGGGAGTACGAACTCACCGTCTACCAGAAGGACGGCGAGCCGCTCGACCCCGAGCAGCTGTCGGGCGGCGAGCGCGCGCTGTTCAACCTCAGCCTCCGCTGCGCTATCTACCGGCTGCTCGCGGAGGGCATCGAGGGCGCCGCGCCGATGCCGCCGCTCATCCTCGACGAGCCAACCGTCTTCCTCGACTCGGGCCACGTCTCCCAGCTCGTGGAACTCGTCGAGGCGATGCGGGAGTACGGCGTCGAGCAGATCCTCGTCGTCAGCCACGACGACGAACTCGTCGGCGCGGCCGACGACCTGGTCCGCGTCGAGAAGGACTCGACGACCAACCGCTCGTCGGTTCGGCGGGAGCGGCCCGAGGACCGCCTCGCCGAGGCCGTCGAGGCCGACGACTGA
- a CDS encoding GNAT family N-acetyltransferase: MSDLFPERVETERLVLEAATTETVDPLDLYEHVREGAPHVDEVTEYVTWDPHETPRETAEFLELVTDERENDEGATYVVRPKPGEDGAGELAGLSGISVDWDRKTATFGVWFRKRFWGRGYSGERAAALMGVAFDRLDLDAVVVCVHAGNEKSRTAVSRYVEAHGGHHEGLLRNFEVNQDGSVADVHRFTVTAAEYRAATDDGE; this comes from the coding sequence ATGTCCGATCTGTTCCCCGAGCGCGTCGAGACCGAGCGGCTCGTCCTCGAAGCGGCGACGACGGAGACCGTCGACCCGCTGGACCTGTACGAACACGTCCGCGAGGGCGCACCGCACGTCGACGAGGTGACCGAGTACGTCACGTGGGACCCCCACGAGACGCCCAGAGAGACCGCGGAGTTCCTCGAACTCGTGACCGACGAGCGCGAGAACGACGAGGGCGCGACCTACGTGGTCCGGCCGAAACCCGGCGAGGACGGCGCCGGGGAGCTCGCCGGTCTCTCGGGCATCAGCGTCGACTGGGACCGGAAGACGGCGACGTTCGGCGTCTGGTTCCGCAAGCGCTTCTGGGGCCGGGGCTACTCCGGCGAGCGCGCGGCGGCGCTCATGGGGGTCGCGTTCGACCGGCTCGACCTCGACGCCGTCGTCGTCTGCGTCCACGCGGGCAACGAGAAGTCCCGGACAGCGGTCTCCCGGTACGTCGAGGCCCACGGCGGCCACCACGAGGGCCTGCTCCGGAACTTCGAGGTGAACCAGGACGGCTCCGTCGCCGACGTACACCGGTTCACCGTCACCGCCGCGGAGTACCGGGCGGCGACCGACGACGGCGAATAA
- a CDS encoding metallophosphoesterase, with protein MDPEYRDRAVYLDGTLVLADTHFGKGEASTVEFPIGAGEDCVGRLEELLDRFDPEEVVFAGDVFHSFDYVPDSAEAALSGVRRAVREAGARLVVVEGNHDTMLDAAYSGELHDEYELDTDGDETVVVTHGHEEPDTPADAYVVGHDHPAIEIEGQKRPCFLVGDGAYRRSDVLVVPSFNRLVEGVSVNGRVGTARPELSPVVTGVSQYRPVVFDAESEETLRFPPLGQFSRML; from the coding sequence ATGGACCCCGAGTACCGCGACCGGGCGGTCTACCTCGACGGGACGCTCGTCCTCGCGGACACCCACTTCGGGAAGGGCGAGGCTTCGACCGTCGAGTTCCCCATCGGCGCCGGCGAGGACTGCGTCGGGCGCCTGGAGGAGTTGCTGGACCGCTTCGACCCCGAGGAGGTCGTCTTCGCGGGCGACGTGTTCCACTCGTTCGACTACGTGCCCGACTCGGCCGAGGCGGCGCTGTCGGGGGTTCGGCGGGCGGTCCGCGAGGCGGGCGCGCGCCTCGTCGTCGTCGAGGGCAACCACGACACGATGCTCGACGCGGCGTACTCGGGCGAGCTCCACGACGAGTACGAACTCGACACCGACGGCGACGAGACCGTCGTGGTGACTCACGGCCACGAGGAACCCGATACGCCCGCCGACGCCTACGTCGTCGGCCACGACCACCCGGCAATCGAGATCGAGGGGCAAAAACGACCCTGTTTCCTCGTCGGCGACGGCGCCTACCGCCGCTCGGACGTGCTCGTCGTCCCCTCGTTCAACCGCCTCGTCGAGGGCGTCTCGGTCAACGGTCGGGTCGGGACCGCCCGGCCGGAGCTGTCCCCCGTCGTCACCGGCGTCTCGCAGTACCGACCCGTGGTGTTCGACGCGGAGAGCGAGGAGACGCTGCGGTTCCCGCCGCTCGGACAGTTCTCGCGGATGCTGTGA
- a CDS encoding YihY/virulence factor BrkB family protein: MSTVRSVVALARDRNLTFLAAGITYYAFVSIIPILLLAVVVASVVGGEALVDRVVAMADQQLSSSGAESLTQALTASTGRGAASVVGFVTLTWSALKLFRGLDQAFDEVYTDDVEASLLDQIRDALVTVVGIGLAIGLVVAVGVALSLLPLEIPLVNVFGTLVLVAALALAFLPIYYVLPPVEVSVSEVLPGAVVAAVGWVLLQVGFRLYASNAGRYAAYGAIGAVLVFVTWLYFASIVVLLGAAVNAVRRGRPVETA; encoded by the coding sequence ATGTCGACCGTCCGCTCCGTCGTCGCCCTCGCCCGCGACCGCAACCTCACCTTTCTGGCGGCCGGGATCACCTACTACGCGTTCGTGTCGATCATCCCCATACTGCTGCTCGCCGTCGTCGTCGCGTCGGTCGTCGGCGGCGAGGCCCTGGTCGACCGCGTGGTGGCGATGGCCGACCAGCAGCTCTCCTCGTCGGGCGCCGAGAGCCTGACCCAGGCGCTCACGGCCTCCACCGGCCGCGGCGCCGCCTCCGTCGTCGGGTTCGTCACGCTGACCTGGAGCGCCCTGAAACTGTTCCGCGGCCTCGACCAGGCGTTCGACGAGGTCTACACCGACGACGTGGAGGCCTCGCTGCTCGACCAGATCCGCGACGCCCTCGTCACGGTCGTCGGCATCGGGCTCGCCATCGGACTCGTCGTCGCCGTCGGCGTCGCCCTCTCGCTGCTCCCGCTGGAGATCCCGCTCGTCAACGTCTTCGGGACTCTCGTCCTGGTCGCCGCCCTCGCGCTCGCCTTCCTGCCGATATACTACGTGCTCCCGCCGGTCGAGGTGTCCGTCTCGGAGGTGCTCCCCGGCGCGGTCGTCGCCGCCGTCGGCTGGGTGCTCCTCCAGGTCGGGTTCCGGCTCTACGCGTCGAACGCCGGCCGCTACGCCGCCTACGGGGCGATCGGCGCCGTCCTCGTGTTCGTCACCTGGCTGTACTTCGCCAGCATCGTCGTCCTGCTGGGCGCGGCGGTCAACGCCGTCCGCCGCGGGCGGCCGGTCGAAACCGCGTAG
- a CDS encoding MarR family transcriptional regulator, translating to MSTSETAEAESAAEEGWDAVRDLPPSAKLVAKTLEYNDALTQSQLAEETLLPPRTVRYALNRLEDVDVVSSRFSFADARKRIYTLDIE from the coding sequence ATGAGCACGTCCGAGACTGCGGAGGCGGAATCGGCGGCCGAAGAGGGCTGGGACGCCGTTCGCGACCTGCCCCCGAGCGCGAAACTGGTGGCAAAGACCCTGGAGTACAACGACGCGCTGACCCAGAGTCAGCTCGCCGAGGAGACGCTGCTGCCCCCGCGGACCGTCCGCTACGCGCTGAACCGGCTCGAAGACGTCGACGTCGTCAGCTCCCGGTTCTCCTTCGCCGACGCCCGCAAGCGCATCTACACGCTCGATATCGAGTAG
- the pan1 gene encoding proteasome-activating nucleotidase Pan1 has product MTDTVDEVDLPYDDDASQQEKIEALEERLEVLESQNEEMRDKLLDANAENNKYQQKLERLTHENKKLKQSPLFVATVQELTDDGVIIKQHGNNQEAITEVTEEMRDDLEPDSRVAVNNSLSIVKSLEDETDVRARVMEVEESPDVTYQDIGGIEDQLEEVRETVEMPLQNPDMFEEVGIDPPSGVLLHGPPGTGKTMLAKAVANQTDATFIKMAGSELVHKFIGEGAKLVRDLFELARQHEPSVLFIDEIDAIAAKRTDSKTSGDAEVQRTMMQLLSEMDGFEERGEVRIIAATNRFDMLDRAILRPGRFDRLIEVPKPDVEGREQIFRIHTRSMNLDDDLDFAELADLTGEASGADVKAVCTEAGMFAIRDDRTEVRMQDFLDAWDKIQAEDEDEDVSRTFA; this is encoded by the coding sequence ATGACCGACACCGTGGACGAGGTGGACCTGCCGTACGACGACGACGCCTCCCAGCAGGAGAAGATCGAGGCCCTGGAGGAGCGCCTCGAGGTGCTCGAATCGCAAAACGAGGAGATGCGGGACAAGCTGCTGGACGCCAACGCCGAGAACAACAAGTACCAGCAGAAGCTGGAGCGGCTGACCCACGAGAACAAGAAGCTCAAGCAGTCGCCGCTGTTCGTCGCCACGGTGCAGGAGCTGACCGACGACGGCGTCATCATCAAACAGCACGGCAACAACCAGGAGGCCATCACCGAGGTCACCGAGGAGATGCGCGACGACCTCGAACCCGACTCCCGTGTCGCCGTCAACAACTCCCTGTCGATCGTCAAGAGCCTCGAAGACGAGACGGACGTGCGGGCCCGCGTCATGGAGGTCGAGGAGTCCCCGGACGTGACCTACCAGGACATCGGCGGCATCGAGGACCAGCTCGAGGAGGTCCGCGAGACCGTCGAGATGCCGCTGCAGAACCCCGACATGTTCGAGGAGGTCGGCATCGACCCGCCGAGCGGCGTCCTCCTGCACGGCCCGCCGGGCACCGGCAAGACGATGCTCGCCAAGGCCGTCGCCAACCAGACGGACGCGACGTTCATCAAGATGGCCGGCTCCGAGCTCGTCCACAAGTTCATCGGCGAGGGCGCCAAGCTCGTCCGCGACCTCTTCGAACTGGCCCGCCAGCACGAGCCCAGCGTGCTGTTCATCGACGAGATCGACGCCATCGCGGCCAAGCGAACCGACTCGAAGACCTCCGGCGACGCCGAGGTCCAGCGCACGATGATGCAGCTCCTCTCCGAGATGGACGGCTTCGAGGAGCGCGGCGAGGTCCGCATCATCGCCGCGACCAACCGCTTCGACATGCTGGATCGGGCCATCCTCCGCCCGGGCCGGTTCGACCGCCTGATCGAGGTGCCCAAGCCCGACGTGGAGGGCCGCGAGCAGATCTTCAGGATCCACACCCGTAGCATGAACCTCGACGACGACCTGGACTTCGCGGAGCTGGCCGATCTGACCGGCGAGGCGTCGGGCGCCGACGTGAAGGCCGTCTGCACCGAGGCCGGGATGTTCGCCATCCGCGACGACCGCACCGAGGTCCGCATGCAGGACTTCCTCGACGCCTGGGACAAGATCCAGGCCGAGGACGAGGACGAGGACGTCTCGCGCACCTTCGCGTAG
- the mre11 gene encoding DNA double-strand break repair protein Mre11, translating into MTRVIHTGDTHLGYRQYHRPERKRDYLDAFRQVADDAAADDVDAVVHAGDLFHDRRPTLDDIMGTLSVLRTLDDAGVPFLAVVGNHEAKREGQWLDLFESLGLATRLGPEPVELGSTAFYGLDFVPRSKREGFELDLESHDSDHAALVTHGLFEPFDFGEWDPRELFETTEVEFDALLLGDNHHAETAQVDDTWVTYCGSTERTSAAEREERGYNVVEFDGEVDVRRRGLDTREFVFVDLDLGEGEGVERVRQRVGEYDLEDAVVVVTIDGEGEPVTPAAVEEFALDRGALVARVTDRRETAEESEREVSFADPDDAVRERVRELGLSEAARSLDETVRASKVADSNVDDVVEDRVADLVEDGDPAAFESVDPEEREDESEPAEGDGDGEPASPAADDETVAASAAADGGDPAEESGDAGGEAETETDPDAREDGAPAEDGAPAEDGDGQATWGEFQ; encoded by the coding sequence ATGACGCGCGTGATACACACCGGGGACACCCACCTCGGCTACCGGCAGTACCACCGGCCGGAGCGCAAGCGGGACTATCTGGACGCGTTCCGGCAGGTGGCCGACGACGCCGCCGCCGACGACGTCGACGCGGTCGTCCACGCCGGCGACCTCTTTCACGACCGGCGCCCGACCCTCGACGACATCATGGGCACCCTCTCGGTCCTGCGGACCCTCGACGACGCCGGCGTCCCGTTCCTCGCCGTCGTCGGCAACCACGAGGCCAAACGCGAGGGCCAGTGGCTCGATCTCTTCGAGTCGCTCGGGCTCGCCACCCGGCTGGGCCCCGAGCCGGTCGAACTGGGCTCGACCGCCTTCTACGGACTCGACTTCGTCCCGCGCTCGAAGCGGGAGGGCTTCGAACTGGACCTCGAATCGCACGACTCCGACCACGCCGCCCTGGTCACGCACGGCCTGTTCGAGCCGTTCGACTTCGGCGAGTGGGACCCCCGCGAGCTGTTCGAGACGACCGAGGTCGAGTTCGACGCGCTCCTGCTGGGGGACAACCACCACGCCGAGACCGCACAGGTCGACGACACCTGGGTCACCTACTGCGGGTCGACCGAGCGCACCAGCGCCGCCGAGCGCGAGGAGCGGGGGTACAACGTCGTCGAGTTCGACGGCGAGGTGGACGTGCGCCGCCGCGGGCTGGACACCCGGGAGTTCGTCTTCGTCGACCTCGACCTCGGCGAGGGCGAGGGCGTCGAGCGCGTCCGCCAGCGCGTCGGCGAGTACGACCTGGAGGACGCGGTCGTCGTCGTGACCATCGACGGCGAGGGCGAGCCGGTCACGCCGGCCGCCGTCGAGGAGTTCGCCCTCGACCGCGGGGCGCTGGTCGCCCGCGTCACCGACCGCCGCGAGACGGCCGAGGAGAGCGAGCGGGAGGTGTCGTTCGCCGACCCCGACGACGCCGTCCGCGAGCGGGTCCGCGAACTCGGCCTCAGCGAGGCGGCCCGGTCGCTCGACGAGACCGTCCGCGCCAGCAAGGTCGCCGACTCCAACGTCGACGACGTGGTCGAAGACCGGGTCGCCGACCTCGTCGAGGACGGCGACCCCGCGGCCTTCGAGTCGGTCGACCCCGAGGAGCGGGAGGACGAGTCCGAACCGGCGGAAGGCGACGGCGACGGAGAACCCGCTTCCCCAGCGGCCGACGACGAGACGGTCGCGGCGAGCGCGGCGGCCGACGGCGGCGACCCCGCAGAGGAGTCCGGCGACGCCGGCGGCGAAGCGGAAACCGAGACCGACCCGGACGCCCGGGAGGACGGGGCCCCCGCGGAAGACGGAGCCCCCGCGGAGGACGGGGACGGCCAGGCGACGTGGGGTGAATTCCAGTGA